A genomic window from Terrisporobacter glycolicus ATCC 14880 = DSM 1288 includes:
- the pknB gene encoding Stk1 family PASTA domain-containing Ser/Thr kinase, which yields MGETILGNRYEIIRKIGDGGMAFVYEAKDRLLNRVVAVKVLRPEFVDDEEFLAKFKREAEAVANISHPNIVNVYDVGCDGKVNYIVMEYIDGQNLKEIIKSEGTLDEYTALDITKQIAKALGAAHKKGVIHRDIKPHNILISSEGRNVKVADFGIAKAATNSTMTNIGSIIGSVHYFSPEQAKGKSVKNNADLYSLGIVLYEMLLGKVPFKGDSPISIALQHINEDIDFTVEEKTQIPQSIRTLIKKLTEKSPEDRYQSSEEVIEDIEYIEQNIDLDFIKQYDDFATRRIPPVEVVDESKFKTLGKEQIRDNKENELIESEGDEVNNYDRRPKKKKRRGFKGILIGLLVLVVLGVAGAAVVTNGFGLLNKNDQVEVIKTPNLLNMSLENANKVINDLGLKLTITEKHDSEVEKNHVISQTPPEGTELEKGDTVTIVISLGSEELSVPSLIGFSLKDAKAILKDKGLELGSVSYGYSEIYKEGTVINQDPVAGVGSVKKGDVVNIVVSKGEKPTEEKPTEEKPSEEKPSEEKPSEEKPSEEKPSEEKPTEEKPSQGGNNNSGEQETSNVNSKNEDDD from the coding sequence GTGGGAGAAACAATTTTAGGTAATAGATATGAGATCATAAGAAAAATTGGAGATGGAGGGATGGCCTTTGTTTATGAAGCAAAGGATAGACTTCTAAATAGAGTAGTAGCTGTAAAAGTTTTGAGACCGGAATTTGTTGATGACGAAGAGTTTTTAGCAAAGTTCAAAAGAGAAGCAGAGGCTGTTGCTAATATATCTCACCCTAATATAGTAAATGTATATGATGTAGGTTGTGATGGAAAAGTAAATTATATAGTTATGGAATATATAGACGGTCAAAATCTAAAGGAAATTATTAAATCTGAAGGAACTTTAGATGAATATACTGCTCTTGATATAACTAAGCAAATAGCAAAAGCTCTTGGAGCTGCCCATAAAAAGGGTGTTATACATAGAGATATAAAGCCTCATAATATATTGATATCGAGTGAAGGTAGGAATGTGAAAGTTGCAGATTTTGGAATAGCTAAAGCTGCTACAAATTCTACTATGACTAATATAGGAAGTATTATAGGGTCTGTTCACTATTTTTCACCAGAACAAGCTAAAGGTAAATCAGTAAAAAATAACGCGGATTTATATTCTTTAGGAATTGTTTTATATGAAATGTTATTAGGCAAAGTACCTTTTAAAGGTGATAGTCCTATTTCTATAGCTCTTCAACATATAAATGAAGACATAGACTTTACTGTAGAAGAAAAAACTCAAATACCTCAAAGTATTAGAACATTAATTAAAAAATTAACAGAAAAATCTCCAGAAGATAGATATCAAAGTAGCGAAGAAGTTATTGAAGATATTGAATATATTGAACAAAATATAGATTTAGATTTTATTAAGCAATATGACGATTTTGCTACAAGAAGAATACCACCAGTTGAGGTTGTAGATGAGTCTAAATTTAAAACTCTAGGGAAAGAACAAATTAGAGATAATAAAGAAAATGAGCTTATTGAATCTGAAGGAGACGAAGTTAATAACTACGATAGAAGACCTAAAAAGAAAAAAAGAAGAGGATTTAAAGGTATCTTAATTGGTCTGCTTGTATTAGTTGTATTAGGAGTAGCAGGAGCAGCAGTTGTAACTAATGGATTTGGTCTTTTAAATAAAAATGATCAAGTTGAAGTAATAAAAACTCCTAATTTGCTTAATATGAGTTTAGAAAATGCAAATAAGGTTATTAATGATTTGGGATTAAAACTAACTATAACTGAAAAGCATGATTCAGAAGTGGAAAAAAATCATGTTATATCGCAAACTCCGCCAGAAGGAACTGAACTTGAAAAAGGAGATACTGTTACAATAGTAATTAGTTTAGGGTCAGAAGAATTATCAGTGCCAAGTTTAATTGGATTTTCACTAAAAGACGCCAAGGCGATCCTTAAAGATAAGGGATTAGAATTGGGTAGTGTAAGTTATGGTTACAGTGAAATTTATAAAGAAGGTACTGTAATTAACCAAGATCCAGTTGCAGGTGTTGGAAGTGTTAAAAAAGGTGATGTTGTTAATATTGTTGTAAGTAAAGGAGAAAAACCGACAGAAGAAAAACCGACAGAAGAAAAACCATCAGAAGAAAAACCATCAGAGGAAAAACCATCAGAAGAAA
- a CDS encoding Stp1/IreP family PP2C-type Ser/Thr phosphatase — MIYNCDSHMGKVRKNNEDYCMGDILQTDDDCIGVFALADGMGGHKKGEVASKIAVESIIDFLKENISQSGGIKMDYLDDIIKQGYNYANKKIYTKALEDNSCEGMGTTLVVAVIYKNDVIIANVGDSRGYLLKGDNFRKITKDHSVVEELVNAHLITEEEARFHPRRNQITRAMGAEEIIIVDIFREKVEKDDILLLATDGLTGCVEDESIKNIIKQDKDIKEICQDLINEANNNSGKDNISVILSKID, encoded by the coding sequence ATGATTTATAATTGTGACTCTCATATGGGAAAAGTTCGAAAAAATAATGAAGACTACTGTATGGGGGATATTTTACAAACAGATGATGATTGTATAGGAGTATTTGCTTTAGCTGACGGTATGGGTGGCCATAAAAAAGGAGAGGTAGCAAGTAAAATAGCAGTAGAAAGTATTATAGATTTTTTAAAAGAGAATATTTCTCAAAGTGGTGGCATAAAAATGGATTATTTAGATGATATAATCAAACAAGGATACAATTATGCTAATAAGAAAATTTATACCAAAGCTTTAGAAGATAATTCTTGTGAAGGCATGGGTACTACTTTAGTCGTAGCTGTTATTTACAAAAATGATGTGATTATAGCTAATGTTGGTGATAGTAGAGGTTATTTATTAAAAGGCGATAACTTCAGAAAAATAACCAAAGATCACTCTGTTGTAGAAGAATTGGTAAATGCTCACTTAATAACGGAAGAAGAAGCGAGATTTCATCCTCGTAGAAATCAAATTACACGAGCAATGGGAGCAGAAGAAATAATTATAGTAGATATATTTAGAGAAAAAGTAGAAAAAGATGATATCTTACTTTTAGCAACAGATGGACTTACTGGTTGTGTAGAAGATGAATCTATAAAAAATATTATTAAACAGGATAAGGATATAAAAGAAATTTGCCAAGATTTAATTAATGAAGCTAATAATAATTCTGGCAAGGACAATATATCTGTTATTTTAAGTAAGATTGATTAG
- the rlmN gene encoding 23S rRNA (adenine(2503)-C(2))-methyltransferase RlmN, translated as MTENKVALKNMTEDELKEFLKSIGEKPFRGSQIFSWIYKGAKAFDDMNNIPKSLREKLEEVSYIGNIKQELSLRSKIDKCKKYLFELNDGNVVETVMMDYGDRITVCISNQVGCRMGCKFCASTLDGLIRNLEPWEILDQIMKVQEDTNKRVSNIVLMGSGEPLDNFENTKKFLKLVNEENGLNIGYRHITLSTCGVVPKMYEFADLQLPINLALSLHSPFDEERKKIMPVANAYKIDDIIKACKYYIQKTNRRVTLEYSLIKGVNDSKKEADAIVKLLKGMLCHVNLIPINKVEERDFERPDKTYIYKFRDILEKNNIPATVRISMGSDIGGACGQLRRKHK; from the coding sequence ATGACAGAAAATAAAGTGGCTTTAAAAAATATGACAGAAGATGAGTTAAAAGAATTTTTAAAAAGTATAGGAGAAAAACCATTTAGAGGTAGCCAAATATTTTCTTGGATATATAAAGGTGCTAAAGCTTTTGACGATATGAATAATATACCGAAAAGTTTAAGAGAAAAATTAGAAGAAGTATCTTATATAGGAAATATAAAACAAGAATTATCATTAAGATCAAAAATAGATAAGTGCAAAAAATATTTATTTGAATTAAATGATGGAAATGTGGTCGAAACAGTTATGATGGATTATGGTGATAGAATAACTGTGTGCATATCAAATCAAGTAGGGTGTAGAATGGGATGTAAATTTTGTGCATCCACATTAGATGGTTTAATTAGAAACTTAGAACCTTGGGAAATTTTAGACCAAATTATGAAAGTTCAAGAAGATACCAATAAAAGAGTATCTAATATAGTTTTAATGGGAAGTGGAGAACCTCTAGATAATTTTGAAAATACTAAAAAGTTTTTAAAATTAGTAAATGAAGAAAATGGATTAAATATAGGGTATAGACATATAACTTTATCTACTTGCGGTGTTGTACCTAAAATGTACGAATTTGCAGATTTGCAATTACCTATTAATTTGGCTCTTTCCCTGCATTCTCCTTTTGATGAAGAAAGAAAAAAAATAATGCCAGTTGCCAATGCATATAAGATAGATGATATAATAAAAGCATGTAAGTACTATATTCAAAAAACTAATAGAAGAGTAACCCTTGAATACTCATTGATTAAAGGCGTAAATGATTCTAAAAAAGAAGCTGATGCAATTGTAAAACTTTTAAAAGGAATGTTATGTCATGTTAACTTAATTCCTATTAACAAAGTAGAAGAAAGAGATTTTGAAAGACCTGATAAAACTTATATTTATAAGTTTAGAGATATCCTAGAAAAAAATAATATTCCAGCAACAGTTAGAATATCTATGGGATCTGATATAGGAGGAGCTTGTGGTCAGCTTAGACGTAAACACAAGTAA